One Alcaligenes ammonioxydans DNA segment encodes these proteins:
- a CDS encoding TPM domain-containing protein has protein sequence MKVSDLAPTTGLGSVRTGRLIWVCLLTVLLMLCWPWGQAQAKPEPIPAIAGWVTDTTGTLSAEQKEALNQQLKAVEQEKGAQVVILMVPTTGEETIEQYALRVFDQWEIGRKKVDDGILLLVAKDDRRMRIQTGYGLEGAVTDLQAGRIIREQMTPRFIEGNFYAGIQAATDSLVGLVNGEELPPPPKNAPVTSSGEDGVFWEPLLAVGAIVFFASPLFAAFAAGVFTLVVSGSIGLALLAAVVGAGLSMIGRLFGAGGKSSSGRASRRGGVIGGLGGYSSGGFGGNGGSSGGGFGGFGGGSGGGGGGSGGGGASGSW, from the coding sequence ATGAAGGTGTCCGATCTTGCACCGACGACCGGGCTTGGGTCTGTACGGACAGGCAGGCTGATTTGGGTCTGTCTGCTGACGGTTTTGCTGATGTTGTGCTGGCCGTGGGGCCAGGCGCAGGCCAAACCCGAGCCGATTCCCGCCATTGCCGGTTGGGTGACGGACACCACCGGCACCCTGAGCGCGGAGCAGAAAGAGGCCCTGAACCAGCAGCTCAAGGCTGTGGAGCAGGAAAAAGGCGCACAGGTGGTGATCCTGATGGTGCCCACCACGGGTGAAGAAACGATCGAGCAATACGCCCTGCGTGTTTTTGATCAGTGGGAGATCGGTCGCAAGAAAGTGGACGATGGCATCTTGCTGCTGGTGGCCAAGGATGATCGTCGCATGCGTATCCAGACTGGCTATGGTCTGGAAGGCGCGGTGACAGACCTGCAGGCTGGCCGCATCATCCGAGAACAAATGACCCCTCGCTTTATCGAAGGCAATTTCTACGCCGGCATTCAGGCTGCGACGGATAGTTTGGTGGGGCTGGTCAACGGCGAGGAACTGCCCCCGCCCCCTAAAAATGCCCCTGTCACTTCGTCCGGGGAAGATGGGGTGTTCTGGGAGCCTTTGCTGGCCGTCGGCGCGATCGTGTTTTTTGCTTCGCCCTTGTTTGCGGCCTTTGCCGCGGGGGTGTTCACGCTGGTGGTATCGGGCAGTATTGGTCTGGCTTTGCTGGCCGCCGTCGTTGGTGCGGGTTTGAGCATGATTGGCCGACTCTTTGGGGCAGGCGGCAAGTCCAGCTCCGGGCGTGCTTCGCGTCGTGGCGGCGTCATTGGAGGCCTGGGCGGTTATTCCTCGGGCGGTTTTGGCGGCAATGGCGGCAGCAGCGGTGGGGGTTTTGGCGGCTTTGGCGGTGGCAGCGGCGGTGGTGGTGGCGGCAGTGGAGGCGGTGGCGCCTCCGGTAGCTGGTAA
- a CDS encoding TPM domain-containing protein, with protein MSVNWKELSGWASVHGQWLRRRHFNAEMLGHLAEQIRKGEQNHSGELVVAIEAVLPAHEADSAQRALEVFGRLRVWDTPLNSGVLLYLALGQRHIHIIADRGIQADPAQWARICRELEKDLAAREYLSGLLTAVEAIEAVLQQGAPAHDPNDARVNALPDEPVLL; from the coding sequence ATGAGTGTGAACTGGAAAGAGTTGTCGGGCTGGGCATCGGTGCACGGCCAATGGCTGCGCCGACGTCATTTCAACGCGGAAATGCTGGGCCATCTGGCTGAACAGATTCGCAAGGGTGAACAGAATCATAGTGGCGAGCTGGTGGTGGCGATCGAGGCCGTCCTGCCGGCGCACGAAGCGGACAGTGCCCAACGTGCCCTGGAGGTGTTCGGTCGTTTGCGTGTATGGGATACGCCGCTCAATTCCGGTGTCCTGTTGTATCTGGCTCTGGGGCAGCGGCATATCCACATCATTGCGGATCGTGGCATCCAGGCCGACCCGGCCCAGTGGGCGCGGATCTGCCGAGAGTTGGAAAAGGATCTGGCGGCCCGCGAATATCTGTCTGGCTTGTTGACGGCGGTGGAGGCGATTGAGGCGGTGTTGCAGCAAGGCGCGCCGGCGCATGATCCGAATGATGCGCGCGTCAATGCCTTGCCTGATGAACCTGTGCTGCTGTAA